One Cupriavidus oxalaticus genomic region harbors:
- a CDS encoding 3-isopropylmalate dehydratase large subunit produces MGKTLYEKVFDSHALRELAPGQYQIVVDRHMLNEVSSPQAFATLRERGLKVAYPERTFATSDHTTSTLGDPEAVDDETSWLQIATMRSNALESGIGYFDPREGRHGIIHVIAPERGLIQPGMVVVCGDSHTSTYGAFGAVAFGIGTTQVRDVLASQTMLCEKLRVRRIDIVGKLAPGVYAKDVALFTIARLGAKGGVGYAYEFGGEVVDRFSMEERTTLCNMAIEGGARCGYVNPDATTYRYLQGRERAPAGQRFRAAVARWESVRSDADAHYDDRVTLHADEIGPMVTWGTSPDQALAVHERIPAASPALAETLRFMGLEAKQHIAGTRIEVAFIGSCTNGRLSDFEAVAHHLRRGAYRVAPHVKALAVPGSRSVHDALVASGIDRVLTEAGFEVRDAGCSLCCGMNADRLSGRQRCASSSNRNFRGRQGSPEGRTMLMSPVMVAAAAIVGEIVDARQLFGIA; encoded by the coding sequence ATGGGCAAGACGCTCTATGAAAAAGTGTTCGACAGCCATGCGCTGCGCGAGCTCGCGCCAGGTCAATACCAGATCGTGGTGGATCGCCATATGCTCAACGAAGTCTCCAGTCCGCAGGCGTTTGCGACGCTACGCGAACGGGGGTTGAAGGTGGCCTATCCGGAGCGCACCTTCGCCACGTCCGACCATACGACCTCGACCCTGGGCGATCCCGAGGCGGTCGATGACGAGACCAGCTGGCTGCAGATCGCCACCATGCGCAGCAATGCCTTGGAATCCGGGATCGGCTACTTTGACCCGCGCGAGGGCCGGCACGGCATCATCCACGTGATCGCGCCCGAGCGCGGCCTGATCCAGCCCGGCATGGTGGTGGTCTGCGGCGACAGCCATACCTCGACTTATGGCGCCTTTGGCGCAGTGGCGTTCGGCATTGGCACCACCCAGGTGCGCGACGTGCTGGCCAGCCAGACCATGCTGTGTGAAAAGCTGCGCGTGCGCCGCATCGACATCGTCGGCAAGCTGGCGCCCGGCGTCTACGCGAAGGATGTGGCGCTGTTCACGATTGCACGGCTGGGCGCCAAGGGCGGCGTGGGCTATGCCTATGAATTCGGCGGCGAGGTGGTGGATCGCTTCTCGATGGAAGAGCGCACGACGCTCTGCAATATGGCCATCGAAGGCGGCGCGCGCTGCGGCTATGTCAATCCCGATGCCACCACCTACCGCTACCTGCAAGGCCGCGAGCGCGCACCCGCGGGCCAGCGCTTCAGGGCGGCCGTCGCGCGCTGGGAGTCGGTCCGCTCGGATGCGGATGCGCACTATGACGACCGGGTCACACTGCACGCGGACGAGATCGGCCCGATGGTCACATGGGGCACCTCGCCGGACCAGGCGCTGGCCGTGCACGAGCGGATTCCCGCTGCATCGCCGGCGCTGGCCGAAACGCTCAGGTTCATGGGACTCGAAGCGAAGCAGCATATCGCCGGCACGCGCATCGAGGTGGCGTTCATCGGCTCCTGCACCAACGGCCGGCTGTCCGACTTCGAAGCCGTGGCTCACCACCTGCGGCGCGGCGCCTATCGCGTCGCGCCGCACGTGAAGGCGCTGGCGGTGCCGGGCTCGCGCTCCGTGCACGACGCGCTGGTTGCCAGCGGCATCGACCGCGTCCTCACCGAAGCCGGCTTTGAAGTGCGCGACGCCGGCTGCTCGCTGTGCTGCGGCATGAATGCCGACCGCCTCAGCGGCAGGCAGCGATGCGCCTCGTCTTCCAACCGCAATTTCCGCGGCCGCCAGGGTTCGCCCGAGGGACGCACGATGCTGATGTCGCCGGTGATGGTGGCAGCGGCTGCCATCGTGGGCGAGATCGTCGATGCGCGCCAGCTTTTCGGCATTGCGTAA
- a CDS encoding 3-isopropylmalate dehydratase small subunit: MRHPIQKIAGLAIPLRGDDIDTDQIIPARHLTCITFDGLEAHVFGDERMLARARNHLHPFDDPRFAGAGILLVNANFGCGSSREHAPQALRRHGIRAIVGESFGEIFAGNCVALGIACVQLPAEAMRQLQGRCEVRPDTTLQIDLATMTLALPDTMLAIGMRSGPRRQLLNGDWDSLSMLLQAGDETRARLAILHSQP, encoded by the coding sequence ATGCGTCACCCGATACAAAAGATTGCCGGCCTTGCCATCCCGCTGCGCGGTGATGACATCGACACGGATCAGATCATTCCCGCCCGGCATCTCACGTGCATCACCTTCGATGGCCTGGAGGCGCACGTGTTCGGCGACGAGCGCATGCTGGCACGCGCGCGGAACCACCTGCACCCCTTCGATGACCCGCGCTTTGCCGGCGCCGGAATCCTGCTGGTCAACGCCAACTTCGGCTGCGGCTCATCGCGCGAGCATGCGCCGCAGGCACTGCGCCGGCACGGCATACGTGCCATCGTCGGGGAGTCGTTTGGCGAAATCTTCGCCGGCAATTGCGTGGCGCTTGGCATCGCCTGCGTCCAGTTGCCTGCCGAGGCAATGCGGCAGCTGCAAGGGCGCTGCGAAGTCCGTCCCGACACGACGCTGCAGATCGACCTGGCCACGATGACGCTTGCCCTGCCCGACACGATGCTGGCCATCGGCATGCGCAGCGGGCCCCGGCGCCAATTGCTGAATGGCGACTGGGACTCGCTGTCCATGCTGCTCCAGGCCGGCGACGAAACACGCGCCAGGCTGGCCATCCTGCACTCTCAACCGTGA
- a CDS encoding CaiB/BaiF CoA transferase family protein — MKILQNIRVIEIGRFITAPLAAQLLGELGAEVIKIESPKVVDPFRTFDGGLYAGHFQSHNRNKRSLVLDFTTPEGSDVLQELLRDADVLLLNMRPGSEGKLGLDAGSLQQLNPRLVHCSITGFGADGPYADRPAFDNVGQALSGWISMFHRGTDARVPGPPVSDTISGIYACVGILGALVERASTGRGRKVEVSMLESMIALATEPLGQLSAYGSAPEIFSRASKSQSYLVTCQCGRRIGLHLSSPEKFWQNLLGAIERPDLAQAYPDRQSRVQGYDAIAAELGAVFATADRDTWMARLQQHDVPAAPELRLDELQDDAQVRHLDVFYQLDHPEYGPVRAANRAIRYDGDNASGFRVPPAFGEHSIEVLREAGLDEARIEQLIAAGTVLDHRRQQAGGTPG; from the coding sequence ATGAAAATCCTGCAGAACATCCGCGTCATCGAGATCGGACGCTTTATCACCGCGCCGCTCGCGGCCCAGCTGCTGGGCGAACTCGGCGCCGAGGTCATCAAGATCGAATCGCCCAAGGTGGTCGATCCCTTCCGCACGTTCGACGGCGGCTTGTATGCCGGCCACTTCCAGTCGCACAACCGCAACAAGCGTTCGCTGGTGCTCGACTTCACCACGCCGGAAGGCAGTGACGTGCTGCAGGAACTGCTGCGTGACGCGGACGTGCTGCTGCTGAACATGCGCCCCGGCAGCGAGGGCAAGCTGGGGCTGGACGCAGGGAGCCTGCAACAGCTCAATCCCCGGCTGGTGCACTGCTCGATCACGGGCTTCGGCGCCGATGGCCCCTACGCCGACCGCCCGGCCTTCGACAACGTCGGACAGGCCCTGTCCGGATGGATTTCCATGTTTCATCGCGGCACCGATGCTCGCGTGCCCGGGCCACCGGTATCCGACACCATCTCCGGCATCTACGCCTGCGTCGGCATCCTGGGCGCCCTGGTCGAGCGCGCCAGCACCGGACGCGGCAGGAAGGTCGAGGTTTCCATGCTGGAATCGATGATCGCGCTGGCCACCGAGCCGCTCGGACAGCTGTCGGCCTATGGCAGCGCGCCGGAGATCTTCAGCCGTGCGTCGAAGTCGCAGTCGTACCTGGTGACCTGCCAGTGCGGACGCCGCATCGGGCTGCACCTGTCGTCGCCGGAAAAGTTCTGGCAGAACCTGCTCGGCGCGATCGAGCGCCCGGACCTGGCGCAGGCGTACCCGGACCGCCAGAGCCGCGTGCAAGGCTACGACGCGATCGCGGCCGAGCTCGGCGCGGTCTTTGCCACCGCCGACCGCGACACCTGGATGGCCCGTCTGCAACAGCACGATGTGCCGGCGGCGCCGGAACTGCGCCTTGACGAACTGCAAGACGACGCACAGGTACGCCATCTCGACGTCTTCTACCAGCTGGACCATCCGGAATATGGCCCGGTGCGCGCCGCCAACCGCGCCATCCGCTACGACGGCGACAACGCCAGCGGCTTCCGCGTACCGCCTGCCTTCGGCGAGCATTCGATCGAGGTCCTGCGCGAGGCGGGCCTCGACGAGGCGCGCATCGAGCAGCTGATCGCCGCCGGCACGGTGCTCGACCATCGCCGCCAGCAGGCCGGCGGCACCCCGGGCTAA